One window from the genome of Pyrus communis chromosome 16, drPyrComm1.1, whole genome shotgun sequence encodes:
- the LOC137721175 gene encoding cell division cycle 20.5, cofactor of APC complex-like translates to MPGLLFFPEQNWGNDDFFVKKVKKEFVYSLHHQFASNTNYRKMQELQSDWCSPTRLQTSPIAQFDFPGDRFIPSRSLMDLDQARSLLTNRTRPTRNSNFNDVYRRSLEDKLTLDSDGNPFRMLVFRGSPKSNRKPIRSVDLMRQDEAKELDSSVKNVQPRRLPKGEARVLDAVNIKNDFYSSVMDWGKNSILAVALGSDLFLWNSTNREVHKLLHVDDPTDFPTSVAWSENAKTLAVGYRRSKLQLWDAETSKLVRRFENHKDRIATVAWNGHVLTSGSRDTSIINHDVRAGSIVASRLQAHKEEVCGLKWSEGGNVLASGGNDNILYIWDSSKMNSSRFLFRFREHCAAVKALAWCPYQSEVLASGGGTEDGCIKLWNTKKGTCIKTIETNAQVCGLEWNRHHKEILSAHGYSRSELIKNQLCIWRYPSMANVGNLNRHTSRILHVSQSPDGLTVVSAGGDETLRFWEIFGPPSIDKISPLDGLLSLKTSALR, encoded by the exons ATGCCAGGCCTTCTCTTCTTCCCTGAGCAGAACTGGGGAAATGATGACTTTTTCGTGAAAAAAG TAAAGAAGGAGTTTGTATATTCTCTACATCACCAATTCGCCAGCAACACAAATTATCGAAAAATGCAGGAACTTCAATCGGATTGGTGCTCCCCTACTCGCCTCCAAACCAGCCCCATTGCCCAATTCGATTTTCCG GGAGATCGGTTTATACCCAGTAGGAGTTTGATGGATCTTGATCAAGCCCGCAGTTTATTGACCAACAGAACAAGGCCGACCCGAAATTCGAACTTCAAT GATGTATACAGACGGAGCTTAGAGGACAAACTGACTTTGGATTCGGATGGGAATCCATTTAGGATGTTGGTTTTTAGGGGAAGTCCCAAATCAAACCGAAAGCCGATCCGTTCTGTTGATCTGATGCGACAGGATGAAGCAAAGGAATTGGACAGtagtgttaaaaatgttcaGCCTCGAAGATTGCCTAAG GGGGAAGCTAGGGTTCTGGATGcagtaaacataaaaaatgactTTTACTCCAGCGTCATGGATTGGGGGAAAAACAGTATTCTTGCAGTTGCTCTGGGGAGCGATTTGTTCCTCTGGAACTCGACGAACCGCGAAGTGCACAAACTGCTGCATGTTGATGATCCGACTGACTTCCCAACCAGTGTAGCCTGGTCTGAAAATGCTaaaactttagccgttggatatAGGCGATCCAAGCTCCAACTTTGGGATGCTGAGACTTCCAAGCTT GTTAGGAGGTTTGAAAACCACAAGGACAGGATAGCCACCGTTGCGTGGAATGGTCACGTTTTAACTTCCGGCAGCCGTGACACATCCATCATCAACCATGATG TCAGAGCAGGCAGCATTGTGGCTTCCAGATTGCAGGCGCATAAAGAAGAAGTGTGCGGTTTGAAATGGTCAGAAGGAGGCAATGTACTGGCAAGCGGAGGCAATGATAATATTCTGTACATCTGGGACTCATCGAAAATGAACTCGAGTCGTTTCTTGTTTCGGTTTAGAGAGCATTGTGCTGCAGTCAAGGCCCTCGCGTGGTGTCCCTATCAGTCTGAGGTGCTTGCCTCTGGTGGAGGCACAGAAGATGGGTGTATTAAGTTATGGAATACAAAAAAGGGAACCTGCATTAAAACCATTGAAACCAATGCTCAG GTCTGTGGACTGGAGTGGAACAGGCATCACAAGGAGATTCTGAGTGCCCATGGCTATAGTCGAAGCGAGCTCATCAAGAATCAGCTGTGCATTTGGAGGTATCCTTCTATGGCGAATGTCGGAAACTTGAATCGCCATACGTCCAGAATCCTCCATGTTTCCCAG AGCCCCGATGGGTTAACTGTGGTATCAGCTGGCGGAGATGAGACACTTCGATTCTGGGAGATCTTCGGACCACCAAGCATCGACAAAAT